A portion of the Granulosicoccus antarcticus IMCC3135 genome contains these proteins:
- a CDS encoding CoA-acylating methylmalonate-semialdehyde dehydrogenase, whose translation MSKVIGHFIGGERVTGTSGVLNPVYDPATGKVQAQLAMANLDDLNNAVNNASQAQPAWAALNPQKRGRVFMKFVELLHRDMDKLAEALSSEHGKTLPDAKGDVIRGLEVAEFCIGAAQMMKGEFTEGAGPGIDIYSMRQPLGVVAGITPFNFPAMIPMWKFCPAIAAGNAFILKPSERDPTVPLMLAELLLEAGLPAGILNVVNGDKVVVDGILDHPDIAAIGFVGSTPIAEYIYSRGCTNGKRVQCFGGAKNHMIIMPDADMDQAVDALIGAGYGAAGERCMAISVAVPVGEEAANALMERLKPRVEALRVGPYTQADADFGPLITAEARQRVLSLVDSGVEAGATLAVDGRKLSVEGYEDGNFVGACLFDHVTTDMAIYREEIFGPVLCVARAADYEAALRLPMENEYGNGVSIFTRDGDAARDFTSRINVGMVGVNVPIPVPLAYYTFGGWKRSGFGDLNQHGADAFRFYTRTKTVTQRWPSGIKDGADFNIPTM comes from the coding sequence ATGAGCAAGGTAATTGGCCACTTCATTGGCGGCGAACGCGTAACGGGAACCTCCGGTGTGCTTAATCCGGTCTATGACCCGGCGACAGGAAAGGTACAGGCACAGCTTGCCATGGCCAATCTTGATGACCTGAATAATGCGGTCAACAATGCCAGCCAGGCCCAGCCAGCATGGGCTGCGCTGAACCCTCAAAAGCGAGGGCGTGTATTCATGAAATTCGTCGAGCTACTGCATCGAGACATGGACAAGCTGGCTGAGGCCTTGTCCAGCGAGCATGGCAAGACGCTACCCGATGCAAAAGGCGACGTTATCCGCGGTCTGGAAGTGGCGGAATTCTGTATTGGTGCTGCCCAGATGATGAAAGGCGAATTTACAGAAGGTGCAGGTCCTGGCATCGATATCTATTCCATGCGACAACCGCTGGGTGTGGTGGCGGGCATAACTCCCTTCAATTTTCCGGCAATGATTCCGATGTGGAAGTTTTGCCCGGCGATCGCTGCCGGCAACGCCTTCATACTCAAGCCATCGGAGCGAGACCCTACAGTACCTTTGATGTTGGCTGAGCTGCTGCTGGAGGCCGGATTACCTGCAGGCATACTGAATGTGGTCAATGGCGATAAGGTAGTTGTCGACGGCATCCTCGATCATCCAGATATTGCAGCCATCGGCTTTGTAGGTTCGACACCCATCGCCGAGTATATCTACTCGCGCGGTTGCACGAATGGCAAGCGTGTTCAGTGTTTTGGTGGTGCAAAGAACCATATGATCATCATGCCGGATGCCGATATGGATCAGGCCGTTGATGCCTTGATCGGTGCCGGATACGGCGCGGCAGGTGAACGTTGCATGGCAATCTCGGTTGCGGTGCCGGTGGGCGAGGAAGCCGCCAACGCCCTGATGGAGCGACTGAAACCACGGGTGGAAGCACTGCGTGTTGGGCCATATACTCAAGCCGATGCAGATTTCGGACCGCTGATCACCGCTGAGGCCAGGCAGCGCGTCCTCAGTCTGGTGGATTCGGGTGTCGAAGCTGGTGCCACTCTGGCGGTTGATGGGCGAAAATTGTCGGTAGAGGGATACGAGGACGGAAACTTTGTCGGGGCTTGCCTGTTTGATCACGTCACTACCGACATGGCTATATACCGTGAAGAGATTTTTGGTCCCGTATTGTGCGTGGCGCGTGCGGCTGACTACGAGGCTGCGTTGCGATTGCCCATGGAGAATGAGTACGGTAACGGTGTGTCCATCTTCACTCGCGACGGAGATGCCGCTCGGGATTTCACCTCACGCATCAACGTCGGTATGGTCGGGGTCAATGTGCCCATTCCCGTACCTTTGGCGTACTACACATTCGGTGGCTGGAAGCGTTCCGGGTTTGGTGATCTGAATCAGCATGGTGCTGATGCCTTTCGCTTCTATACGCGAACCAAAACCGTGACGCAGCGTTGGCCCTCGGGTATCAAGGATGGAGCGGACTTCAATATACCGACCATGTGA
- a CDS encoding acyl-CoA dehydrogenase family protein produces the protein MNFELTEEQRAIQDMALAFGEAEIAPHAARWEQEGSIPKELLRQVGELGFAGIYVSEEFGGSNLSRLDATLIFEALSKACPSVAAFISIHNMCAWMIDRYGSDEMRARLLPSLCSYEKVASYCLTEPGSGSDAAALRTRAEKVGDNLSLNGSKAFISGGGYADLYLVMCRTGGEGPSGISAVLVEDGTPGLSFGAPERKMGWRSQPTAEVQFADCQVPASNLLGKEGDGFRYAMSGLDGGRLNISACSLGAAQNAMDKSVVYASERKAFGAPINQLQSLQFKLADMEISLQASRSLLHKAAWKLDQKAPDAAKFCAMAKRFVTDQCFDVANDALQIHGGYGYLEDYGIEKIVRDIRVHQILEGTNEIMRLVTARALMSEYT, from the coding sequence ATGAATTTTGAACTGACTGAAGAACAACGTGCCATTCAGGATATGGCACTTGCCTTTGGCGAGGCAGAAATTGCTCCACACGCGGCGCGTTGGGAGCAGGAAGGCTCCATACCGAAAGAGCTTCTGCGTCAGGTGGGTGAGCTGGGTTTTGCGGGTATCTACGTCTCGGAGGAATTCGGTGGATCCAACCTGTCCAGGCTTGATGCCACACTGATTTTCGAGGCATTGTCGAAGGCCTGTCCTTCTGTGGCAGCCTTTATATCCATTCACAATATGTGCGCATGGATGATTGATCGTTATGGGTCTGATGAGATGCGAGCGCGTCTGCTGCCCTCGTTGTGCTCGTACGAGAAAGTGGCTTCTTATTGTCTGACGGAGCCCGGATCAGGTTCCGATGCCGCAGCGCTTCGAACCCGTGCCGAGAAAGTCGGGGATAATTTGTCGTTAAACGGTAGTAAAGCCTTCATCTCTGGCGGTGGATACGCGGATCTATATCTTGTGATGTGCCGCACTGGCGGTGAAGGCCCGTCGGGTATTTCTGCAGTGCTCGTGGAGGATGGTACGCCAGGGCTGAGCTTTGGGGCGCCAGAGAGAAAGATGGGTTGGCGCTCACAGCCAACGGCTGAGGTACAGTTTGCTGATTGCCAGGTACCGGCGAGCAACTTGTTAGGCAAAGAAGGTGACGGTTTTCGCTACGCCATGTCAGGGCTTGACGGAGGACGGCTTAATATCTCAGCCTGTTCGCTGGGTGCAGCGCAAAATGCAATGGATAAAAGTGTCGTGTATGCCTCTGAGCGCAAGGCGTTTGGTGCTCCAATAAATCAGTTGCAATCGTTGCAATTCAAGCTGGCAGATATGGAGATCAGCCTGCAGGCCTCTCGAAGCCTTTTGCACAAGGCGGCCTGGAAGCTGGATCAGAAAGCTCCCGATGCGGCAAAATTCTGTGCAATGGCCAAACGTTTTGTGACGGACCAATGCTTTGATGTCGCCAATGATGCCTTACAGATACACGGCGGCTATGGGTATCTTGAAGACTACGGCATAGAGAAAATTGTACGGGACATCCGGGTTCATCAAATTCTGGAAGGCACCAACGAGATCATGCGACTGGTTACCGCTCGTGCACTGATGTCAGAGTACACTTGA
- a CDS encoding enoyl-CoA hydratase/isomerase family protein: MDTQVDTETTQAVANADVSVRVEGRVGRLTLCRPKALNALSHEMALTIEAALLEWQTDDDISLVLIDAEGEKAFCAGGDVATLYHQGKAGDVESGRQFWRDEYRLNTLIDGYAKPYVAVMDGITMGGGIGISAHGSHRIVTERSSLALPECSIGLVPDVGASHLLSQAPGHLGEFLALTGERLNASDALFVGFADYHVPVERLGALKDALIESGDVSVLDSFHESAARSVLVDRESEINRVFGAQTLVGVMESLEQLEDEWAQSAAKKIGYSSPLSLLLAFDLVRQSRSVPGIEPALTREYRFVSRAMEYGDILEGIRAALIDRDRQPNWKHASISAVPQALIDQFKDDAPGGDPDFKSLQG, encoded by the coding sequence ATGGATACGCAAGTAGATACAGAGACGACACAAGCAGTAGCCAACGCTGATGTGTCGGTTCGGGTTGAAGGACGAGTGGGGCGGCTGACCTTGTGTCGTCCCAAAGCGTTGAATGCCTTGTCGCACGAAATGGCGCTGACGATTGAGGCGGCTCTACTGGAGTGGCAAACGGATGATGACATCTCGCTGGTCCTGATTGATGCAGAAGGTGAGAAAGCCTTCTGTGCCGGTGGTGACGTTGCCACGCTCTATCATCAGGGCAAGGCTGGCGATGTCGAGAGTGGCAGGCAGTTCTGGCGCGACGAGTATCGCTTGAACACACTGATTGACGGCTACGCTAAACCGTATGTGGCCGTCATGGATGGTATTACGATGGGCGGTGGTATCGGTATCTCGGCCCACGGCTCACACAGAATCGTCACCGAACGCAGTTCACTGGCCTTGCCTGAGTGTTCTATCGGGCTTGTGCCGGATGTCGGGGCCAGCCACCTGTTGTCGCAAGCACCGGGTCATCTGGGTGAGTTTCTGGCGCTGACGGGTGAACGTCTCAATGCCAGTGATGCGCTGTTTGTCGGATTTGCTGATTACCATGTGCCTGTCGAACGTCTGGGCGCGCTCAAGGATGCGCTCATCGAGTCCGGTGATGTCTCTGTCCTTGATAGCTTCCATGAATCAGCGGCTCGTTCGGTGCTTGTCGACAGAGAGTCTGAGATCAACCGGGTGTTCGGGGCACAGACACTGGTTGGAGTGATGGAGAGCCTGGAACAGCTAGAGGATGAGTGGGCACAATCGGCTGCAAAGAAAATTGGCTATTCATCGCCGTTATCATTGTTGCTTGCCTTTGATCTGGTTCGACAATCCCGTTCGGTTCCGGGGATCGAGCCGGCACTGACCCGCGAATACCGCTTCGTGTCGCGTGCCATGGAATATGGCGATATTCTCGAGGGCATACGTGCAGCCCTTATCGACAGAGATCGACAGCCGAACTGGAAACACGCATCGATTTCGGCAGTTCCTCAAGCGTTGATTGATCAATTCAAAGACGATGCTCCCGGGGGCGACCCGGATTTCAAGTCATTGCAGGGGTAG
- the mmsB gene encoding 3-hydroxyisobutyrate dehydrogenase produces the protein MKIGFIGLGNMGAPMAANLAKAGHEVFGYDTAEVSVEGVTQVCEASQATIDMDAVITMLPDGRILKSVYEQIVPLGKPGALFLDCSTVDMLSSKSAHQQAAEAGLLSVDAPVSGGMGGAIAGTLTFMVGSSAEAFEQVKPLLDIMGKRVVHCGEGGAGQAAKICNNMLLGISMIGTCEAFALGEKLGLDAERLFEVMSTSSGSCWSVNTYCPVPGVGPSSPADNGYKPGFAAELMLKDLRLSQNAAEQVDASTPMGLNATRIYEKFVEREGLGKDFSAMLLALAASTRGQSND, from the coding sequence ATGAAAATTGGATTCATAGGGCTGGGCAATATGGGTGCGCCAATGGCGGCTAATCTTGCCAAGGCGGGTCACGAAGTGTTCGGCTATGACACCGCCGAGGTCAGTGTGGAGGGCGTCACGCAAGTCTGCGAGGCATCGCAGGCAACGATCGATATGGATGCGGTCATTACGATGTTGCCCGATGGACGCATACTCAAGAGCGTCTATGAGCAAATCGTACCGCTGGGTAAACCTGGCGCCCTGTTTCTTGATTGCTCGACGGTTGATATGCTCAGTTCAAAATCTGCGCATCAGCAAGCTGCAGAAGCGGGTTTGTTATCCGTCGACGCCCCCGTCTCGGGCGGCATGGGAGGGGCTATTGCAGGTACGTTGACGTTCATGGTGGGTAGCAGTGCCGAGGCCTTTGAGCAGGTCAAGCCGTTGTTGGACATCATGGGCAAGCGTGTCGTACATTGCGGTGAGGGTGGTGCCGGTCAGGCCGCCAAGATCTGCAATAACATGTTGTTGGGAATATCGATGATAGGCACGTGTGAGGCTTTTGCATTAGGTGAAAAGCTTGGACTGGATGCGGAGCGATTGTTTGAGGTCATGTCGACATCATCAGGTTCATGCTGGTCAGTCAATACCTACTGCCCGGTGCCTGGTGTGGGCCCTTCGAGCCCTGCTGATAATGGCTACAAGCCAGGGTTTGCAGCCGAGCTGATGCTCAAGGATCTGCGCCTCAGCCAGAATGCTGCCGAGCAGGTTGATGCCAGTACGCCAATGGGGCTTAACGCCACCCGAATATACGAAAAATTCGTTGAACGTGAAGGCCTGGGCAAGGATTTTTCTGCCATGTTGCTGGCGTTGGCAGCGAGTACACGAGGACAATCAAATGACTGA
- a CDS encoding enoyl-CoA hydratase-related protein, whose amino-acid sequence MTEQAANKCVRVEREGRVVILTIDRPEALNALNLQVLSELTDAMVPLDSDPGVGCFVLTGSAKAFAAGADIAEMRDRTYPDAFLTNMLAGWEAIAQLRTPKIAAVSGYALGGGCELAMMCDTIYCGQSARFGQPEIKLGVIPGMGGSQRLTRLVGKSKAMDMILTGRMMDADEAKEAGLVARIYPDDELLGAAKEAAAQIASYSKTTALVAREAVDRALETSLSEGLLFERRIFQSLFGTDDQKEGMSAFIEKRKADFKR is encoded by the coding sequence ATGACTGAACAAGCCGCGAACAAATGTGTCCGTGTCGAGCGTGAAGGGCGAGTTGTAATCCTCACGATTGATCGACCCGAAGCGCTGAATGCCCTTAATTTACAGGTGTTGAGCGAATTGACGGATGCCATGGTGCCGCTCGACAGCGACCCCGGTGTTGGCTGTTTCGTGCTGACAGGCTCGGCCAAGGCGTTTGCTGCCGGAGCCGACATCGCCGAGATGCGTGATAGAACCTATCCTGATGCATTTCTGACCAATATGCTCGCAGGCTGGGAGGCCATCGCACAGCTTCGAACTCCTAAAATTGCAGCGGTATCAGGCTATGCGCTGGGTGGCGGTTGCGAATTGGCGATGATGTGCGACACCATCTATTGCGGACAATCCGCACGTTTCGGGCAGCCGGAGATCAAGCTGGGCGTTATTCCCGGCATGGGAGGATCACAACGTCTGACGCGACTGGTGGGGAAGAGCAAGGCCATGGACATGATCCTGACCGGGCGCATGATGGATGCAGACGAAGCCAAAGAAGCAGGTCTGGTTGCACGCATCTATCCGGACGATGAGTTGCTGGGTGCTGCAAAAGAGGCTGCTGCTCAAATCGCCTCCTACTCCAAAACCACTGCCCTGGTTGCCCGAGAGGCCGTGGATAGAGCTCTGGAAACCTCATTGAGTGAAGGCTTGTTGTTTGAGCGCCGGATTTTCCAGTCTCTGTTTGGCACGGATGACCAGAAAGAAGGGATGAGTGCATTCATTGAAAAACGCAAGGCAGACTTCAAACGCTGA
- a CDS encoding SDR family NAD(P)-dependent oxidoreductase yields the protein MGDTLFDLTGKSVLVTGASSGLGAHFAQLFAQRGANVTLAARSCERLAEVCEPLAREGAQVQAVTMDVTDQASIEALFEQRCFDVVVNNAGISVPGRAMDYGISDWERTIATNLQGSFMVAQAAARALAREKKGGSIVNIASILGLRVAGQVSAYATSKAAVVQMSKSLALEWARFGIRVNVLCPGYFETALNKEFFATEAGLALIQRIPQRRLGQPEELDGAMLLLASDAGRFMTGTEIVVDGGHLVSGL from the coding sequence TTGGGGGATACACTTTTTGATTTGACCGGGAAAAGCGTCCTGGTCACTGGCGCATCCAGTGGTCTGGGGGCGCATTTCGCGCAGTTGTTTGCGCAGCGAGGTGCGAACGTGACGCTGGCGGCCAGGAGCTGCGAACGGCTGGCTGAGGTTTGTGAGCCTCTGGCTCGGGAAGGCGCCCAGGTCCAGGCTGTGACGATGGATGTCACCGATCAGGCAAGCATTGAGGCATTGTTTGAGCAACGTTGTTTTGATGTCGTCGTCAACAACGCAGGCATCTCGGTACCTGGACGGGCAATGGACTATGGCATCAGCGATTGGGAGAGAACAATCGCAACCAATTTACAGGGCAGTTTCATGGTTGCCCAAGCGGCTGCACGTGCGCTGGCTCGAGAGAAAAAAGGCGGCTCTATTGTCAATATCGCCTCAATTCTGGGTTTGCGGGTTGCAGGTCAAGTGAGCGCTTATGCAACTTCCAAAGCGGCTGTTGTGCAGATGAGCAAAAGCCTGGCATTAGAGTGGGCGCGATTCGGTATTCGTGTCAATGTGCTGTGTCCCGGTTATTTTGAAACGGCACTGAACAAGGAATTTTTCGCAACCGAGGCCGGATTGGCCTTGATACAGCGTATTCCGCAGCGGCGTTTGGGGCAGCCCGAGGAACTCGATGGCGCCATGTTGCTACTCGCCTCGGATGCCGGACGTTTTATGACAGGAACCGAGATCGTCGTTGATGGCGGGCATCTGGTATCAGGGCTTTGA
- a CDS encoding acyl-CoA dehydrogenase family protein, with protein sequence MDFTITPELEALRQRVASFVDERLIPLEADPQAYDAHENIADAVLQEQRAAAREQGLWCLQLSKEIGGGGLNKAGMAVVYEEMNRSIFGPVVFNSAAPDDGNMMVLETLGTAAQKERWLMPLVRGEVRSAFAMTEPHPGGGSDPGMMQTRAEKHGERYVVNGHKWFITGAEAAEHFILLARTSDDERRGHTAFLFHRDDPGWEITRRIPIMGPEEHGGHCEIAFNGLEIPAENVLLGEGYGMRVTQTRLGTARLTHCMRWLGLAKRCVEIATDYAEKRQGFGQLLIERESVQQMLGDIAMRIEVGRLLVMKAALAIDRGEFAKKEISMAKIQVANVLHDAADVGIQINGARGYSKDTVLEWVYRYARQARLVDGADEVHRMVLSRELRAAGRDFWSWNSE encoded by the coding sequence ATGGATTTTACAATTACCCCCGAACTGGAAGCGCTGCGTCAACGTGTGGCAAGCTTTGTTGATGAGCGACTGATCCCTTTGGAGGCGGACCCGCAGGCCTACGATGCCCATGAAAATATTGCGGATGCCGTATTGCAAGAGCAGCGTGCAGCGGCGAGGGAGCAAGGTTTGTGGTGTCTGCAACTGTCAAAAGAGATCGGCGGTGGTGGGCTCAACAAGGCGGGTATGGCGGTTGTCTATGAGGAAATGAATCGCTCTATATTTGGCCCTGTGGTGTTCAATTCTGCCGCGCCGGATGATGGCAACATGATGGTATTGGAGACGCTGGGCACCGCCGCCCAGAAAGAGCGCTGGTTGATGCCTTTGGTGCGTGGCGAGGTGCGTTCAGCCTTTGCAATGACCGAGCCGCACCCTGGTGGTGGCTCTGATCCGGGCATGATGCAAACGAGGGCTGAGAAGCACGGTGAGCGATATGTCGTGAACGGGCACAAGTGGTTTATCACCGGAGCCGAAGCGGCTGAACATTTCATTTTGCTGGCTCGCACCTCGGATGATGAACGGCGTGGCCATACCGCCTTCCTGTTCCATCGTGACGATCCGGGTTGGGAGATTACACGGCGTATTCCCATCATGGGGCCAGAGGAGCACGGCGGTCATTGTGAGATTGCGTTCAATGGATTGGAAATACCCGCAGAAAACGTTCTGCTGGGAGAAGGTTATGGGATGAGGGTGACGCAAACCCGTCTGGGCACCGCGCGCCTGACCCATTGCATGCGATGGCTTGGTCTGGCGAAACGCTGTGTCGAGATTGCGACCGACTATGCCGAGAAACGCCAGGGTTTTGGTCAGCTCCTGATCGAACGGGAATCTGTGCAGCAAATGCTCGGTGATATTGCCATGCGGATCGAGGTTGGACGGTTGTTGGTGATGAAGGCTGCCTTGGCGATTGATCGTGGGGAGTTTGCCAAGAAAGAGATTTCAATGGCAAAGATTCAGGTGGCCAATGTGCTGCATGACGCCGCAGATGTGGGCATTCAGATCAACGGGGCCAGGGGCTATTCCAAGGACACGGTGCTTGAGTGGGTGTATCGCTATGCACGTCAGGCGCGCCTGGTGGATGGTGCCGACGAAGTTCACCGCATGGTGCTGAGCCGCGAGTTGCGTGCCGCCGGACGGGATTTTTGGTCCTGGAACTCGGAGTAA
- a CDS encoding phosphotransferase family protein: protein MSAFDFEPDALKSILDEHLGVEDMTQLERISGGQSNPTYYLTHGSRRLVLRKQPNGPILRGAHAVDREFRVMTALGQQAVPVPDTVFFHENPADLGTPFYLMDRVEGRVFEDCALPGMSPEERRAIYFGMADAMAQMHSIDPQVAGLADYGKPGDYFQRQIKRWTRQLHASTGDPIAELDRLAEWLPSQVPPEDGRVAVAHGDFRLGNMMFHPTEPRVVAILDWELSTLGHPLADLGFCCMTWHSTPEEYGGIRGLDWQALGIPSKQEFVDRYYASANPTKALQDFHIAFSLFRFAVIFVGIADRARAGNASAVNAAETAPLARAFAIRGLEIVDA from the coding sequence ATGAGTGCATTTGATTTTGAACCGGATGCCTTGAAGTCCATTCTGGACGAGCATCTTGGCGTCGAAGATATGACTCAGCTTGAGCGGATTTCTGGCGGTCAGTCCAATCCCACTTATTATCTGACTCATGGCAGCAGGCGGCTGGTGCTACGCAAACAGCCGAATGGCCCGATTTTACGGGGGGCACATGCCGTTGATCGAGAGTTTCGCGTAATGACTGCATTGGGCCAACAGGCTGTGCCAGTACCCGATACCGTCTTCTTTCATGAAAACCCTGCGGATCTGGGCACGCCGTTCTATCTGATGGATCGGGTCGAAGGTCGGGTGTTTGAGGATTGCGCCTTGCCGGGAATGAGCCCTGAAGAACGGCGAGCGATCTACTTCGGCATGGCGGATGCGATGGCGCAGATGCACAGCATTGATCCGCAAGTGGCTGGTCTGGCTGACTATGGTAAGCCCGGTGATTATTTTCAGCGTCAGATAAAGCGCTGGACCCGCCAGTTACACGCCAGCACAGGGGATCCGATCGCGGAACTTGATCGCCTGGCCGAATGGCTGCCTTCACAGGTGCCGCCTGAAGATGGAAGAGTGGCGGTTGCGCATGGCGACTTTCGTTTGGGCAATATGATGTTTCATCCGACAGAGCCCAGAGTGGTCGCTATTCTTGACTGGGAGTTATCTACCCTTGGCCATCCTTTGGCCGATTTGGGATTCTGCTGCATGACGTGGCACAGCACGCCTGAGGAATACGGAGGTATTCGAGGCCTTGATTGGCAGGCACTGGGTATTCCGTCAAAGCAGGAGTTTGTCGATCGTTACTATGCCTCGGCAAACCCGACCAAAGCATTGCAGGATTTTCATATCGCGTTTTCGCTATTCCGATTTGCAGTGATCTTTGTTGGTATCGCAGATCGGGCTCGTGCGGGTAATGCATCGGCTGTCAATGCTGCAGAAACAGCTCCCCTGGCGCGCGCTTTTGCCATTCGTGGTTTGGAAATTGTTGATGCCTGA
- a CDS encoding glycoside hydrolase family 16 protein yields MAYAIDTPLNTSGSEVAQSYANDGEITWSWSAVDGATSYQVTVDGIYAGETNDLSFTSGNLWVGEHSMTVDAIDANGNSSVQSATIKVNVTQASSDRNTYAGAPPPSQGDENAASVESQIDPTSYDYPEVYQHSGYELVFSDEFNGTALNPFRWSSQLRWDGEFNGERYEYRVINGEDQFYVNVLSEDQEHQESIVPVYNPFQFDGSTLSIRAVKNPLQTSTKKLTYGSLKQISSQQTFLSGAISTHEKFSQKFGYFEARIKIPSANGTFPAFWLLHEKRVAEGTQRTEIDIMENLGHAPWYIYNSFHYFKNVTSSHFGDANFIKPQPSGQVYTGLDYSEDFHVYAVKWAPGRITWFIDGEQVSEVANNEANFEELYVILNLAMGGNWTNFPNNAGGLGRRSNNRFPSPNDLVEFNNPALVIDYVRFYKAK; encoded by the coding sequence ATGGCTTACGCCATCGACACTCCTCTGAATACCAGTGGTAGCGAAGTGGCACAGTCTTATGCCAATGATGGTGAAATCACCTGGAGCTGGAGTGCTGTGGACGGTGCGACCAGTTACCAGGTGACAGTCGATGGAATCTACGCCGGAGAAACCAATGATCTGAGTTTCACCAGCGGCAATCTCTGGGTTGGCGAGCACTCGATGACGGTTGATGCTATCGATGCCAATGGCAACTCATCCGTACAGTCTGCAACGATCAAGGTCAACGTCACCCAAGCCTCCTCTGACAGAAACACCTACGCTGGAGCGCCACCACCTTCTCAAGGTGATGAGAATGCAGCCAGTGTGGAGAGTCAGATCGATCCGACCTCCTACGACTATCCTGAAGTCTACCAACACAGCGGTTATGAACTGGTTTTCAGTGATGAGTTCAACGGTACCGCTCTGAACCCTTTTCGCTGGAGCTCGCAGCTGCGCTGGGACGGTGAATTCAATGGTGAGCGCTACGAGTATCGCGTCATCAACGGGGAGGATCAGTTCTATGTCAACGTCCTCAGCGAGGATCAGGAACATCAGGAGTCGATCGTACCTGTTTACAACCCGTTCCAGTTTGATGGCTCCACACTCTCCATTCGCGCTGTCAAGAACCCGTTGCAAACATCAACCAAAAAGCTTACCTACGGCTCACTGAAACAAATCTCGTCCCAGCAGACTTTCCTCTCTGGCGCCATCTCGACGCATGAAAAATTCAGTCAGAAATTCGGCTATTTTGAAGCACGAATCAAGATTCCCAGTGCAAACGGTACTTTCCCGGCTTTCTGGTTGCTCCACGAAAAACGAGTCGCTGAAGGTACGCAACGCACTGAAATCGATATCATGGAAAACCTGGGTCACGCTCCCTGGTATATCTATAACTCCTTCCATTACTTCAAGAACGTGACCTCCTCTCACTTCGGTGATGCAAACTTCATCAAGCCCCAGCCAAGTGGTCAGGTCTACACGGGTTTAGACTATAGCGAAGACTTTCATGTCTATGCCGTGAAGTGGGCTCCGGGCCGTATAACCTGGTTCATCGACGGCGAGCAGGTTAGTGAAGTTGCCAACAACGAAGCCAATTTCGAAGAGCTGTACGTCATTCTCAATCTGGCCATGGGTGGAAACTGGACTAACTTCCCCAACAACGCCGGTGGTCTGGGACGTCGGTCCAACAATCGTTTTCCAAGTCCCAACGATCTCGTTGAATTCAACAATCCGGCTCTCGTGATTGATTATGTCCGCTTCTACAAGGCAAAGTAA